A part of Ignavibacteriales bacterium genomic DNA contains:
- a CDS encoding M20/M25/M40 family metallo-hydrolase, producing the protein MKLSNTLLLTIVLSIKLLYPQSDSSEKIKTYFDVADKIVRTTLNEQPGYQWLDELCKIGPRLSGSNNSLTAIHWADEKMQSLGFDKVWIQPVMVPHWERGDIEKAVITESNYFLGRELRVIALGGSVGTDEDGVTAEVLEVKNFDELKQKKELAKGKIIFFSRPLDMGLINTFAGYGGAVDQRSRGAIEAAKYGAIGIIIRSVTTRHDNVPHTGVMHYVDSLPKIPSVAAGYIDADFLSDALKNDPHLKITIKLNCKTLPEERSYNLIGEITGSEFPNEVIVVGGHFDSWDQGTGAHDDGAGCVQSMEVVYLLKKLNIQPKRTIRCVLFINEENGSRGGIEYGAYSDSSSEKHIAAIESDRGGFTPVGFDVDSDSLTLLKIQSWLPVLKKASIEWIEKGGSGVDVSHIKNADALIGYVPDDQRYFDFHHSANDVYEAVNPRELELGSAAITILAYLLSEEGL; encoded by the coding sequence ATGAAATTATCAAATACATTGCTGCTGACCATCGTACTTTCAATAAAATTATTATATCCTCAATCTGATAGCAGCGAAAAAATAAAAACATACTTTGACGTTGCTGATAAAATTGTAAGAACGACCTTGAACGAACAGCCCGGTTACCAATGGCTTGATGAGCTATGTAAAATTGGTCCGCGTCTGAGCGGTTCAAATAATTCATTAACAGCAATACATTGGGCGGATGAAAAGATGCAGTCACTCGGCTTCGACAAAGTTTGGATTCAGCCCGTTATGGTGCCGCATTGGGAAAGGGGCGATATTGAAAAGGCTGTAATCACCGAATCAAATTATTTTTTAGGAAGAGAGCTGCGGGTAATTGCTCTCGGCGGAAGCGTTGGAACAGATGAGGATGGGGTAACCGCAGAAGTTCTTGAAGTTAAAAATTTTGATGAGTTAAAACAAAAAAAAGAATTAGCTAAAGGGAAAATTATTTTTTTCAGTCGTCCGCTCGATATGGGATTGATAAATACATTTGCCGGCTATGGCGGTGCAGTTGATCAGCGCAGCAGAGGTGCAATTGAAGCTGCAAAGTATGGAGCAATTGGAATAATCATCCGCTCGGTTACAACCAGGCACGATAACGTACCCCATACCGGAGTAATGCACTACGTTGATAGTCTTCCTAAAATTCCTTCGGTTGCGGCGGGATATATTGATGCAGACTTTCTCAGTGATGCTCTGAAAAATGATCCTCACTTAAAAATTACTATCAAATTAAATTGTAAAACATTGCCGGAAGAGCGGTCATATAATCTTATTGGCGAAATTACCGGAAGCGAATTTCCGAATGAAGTAATCGTGGTTGGCGGACACTTTGACAGTTGGGATCAAGGCACAGGTGCACACGATGACGGTGCCGGATGCGTGCAATCAATGGAGGTGGTTTACTTATTAAAGAAATTAAACATCCAACCGAAACGTACAATTCGTTGCGTACTTTTTATTAATGAAGAGAACGGTTCACGCGGCGGAATTGAGTACGGCGCTTACTCCGATTCATCCAGTGAAAAACATATTGCAGCTATCGAATCCGATAGAGGTGGATTTACTCCTGTTGGATTTGATGTTGACTCGGATTCCTTAACACTATTAAAAATTCAAAGCTGGCTTCCTGTTTTGAAAAAAGCATCAATTGAATGGATAGAGAAAGGCGGCAGCGGAGTTGATGTATCGCATATTAAAAATGCCGATGCATTAATCGGTTATGTCCCTGATGACCAACGTTACTTTGATTTTCATCATTCAGCCAATGATGTGTATGAAGCTGTCAACCCGCGCGAACTCGAACTTGGTTCGGCGGCAATAACAATACTCGCTTATCTTTTAAGTGAAGAAGGGCTTTAA
- a CDS encoding type II toxin-antitoxin system RelE/ParE family toxin, whose protein sequence is MKITWAKESLLNIQEIEDFISQDNPNAAFKLTDKLISLVEDLIEFPEKGRIVPELSISQIREILYKNYRIVYLIKKKSIDILTVFEGHKLFDIENFVNQIKSN, encoded by the coding sequence ATGAAAATTACTTGGGCAAAAGAATCACTTCTTAATATTCAAGAAATTGAAGATTTCATCTCTCAAGATAATCCTAATGCTGCATTTAAATTAACTGACAAGCTAATTTCACTCGTTGAAGACTTAATAGAATTTCCAGAAAAAGGAAGAATAGTCCCCGAATTATCAATAAGTCAAATAAGGGAAATTTTATACAAAAATTATAGAATAGTTTATTTAATTAAGAAAAAATCTATTGATATTTTAACTGTGTTTGAAGGTCATAAATTATTTGACATTGAAAACTTTGTTAATCAAATAAAAAGTAATTAA
- a CDS encoding type II toxin-antitoxin system Phd/YefM family antitoxin, which produces MRNISVSSDIIPVGQFKASLAKYLKDLQTRKNSLIITQNGKPAGVLVSPEEFDELRESKLFIDSISRGLANSEKGEVLSTSQLRNELAKHRVKK; this is translated from the coding sequence ATGAGAAATATATCAGTGTCAAGTGACATAATTCCAGTAGGACAATTTAAAGCTAGTTTAGCAAAATATTTAAAGGATTTACAAACTCGTAAAAATTCATTAATTATTACACAAAATGGAAAACCAGCTGGAGTTTTAGTGTCGCCAGAAGAATTTGATGAACTTCGAGAATCCAAACTATTTATTGATTCAATTTCAAGAGGACTAGCTAATTCAGAAAAGGGAGAAGTTTTATCTACTTCTCAATTAAGAAATGAATTGGCAAAACACAGAGTTAAAAAATAA
- a CDS encoding GNAT family N-acetyltransferase: MNFAINDNVFNQFPNLETNNLFLQNFTITVVNEIFKIRSDIRVMQYLDKDCHKTVEDSKKMINEIIQAYKDKSGINWIIRKKNTLEVIGYIGYWRLNRQGVRAEIGYALKPEYWRKGLMSEAMVRVLEFGFGEFGLHSIEGNVNPQNESSIKILEKFGFKKEAHFKEDYLYKGKYLDSAIYSLLETDALNIKST; encoded by the coding sequence ATGAATTTCGCAATAAATGATAATGTTTTTAATCAATTCCCAAACCTTGAAACAAATAACCTTTTTCTGCAAAATTTTACAATTACCGTCGTAAATGAAATATTTAAAATTCGTTCAGATATAAGAGTTATGCAATATTTAGATAAGGATTGTCATAAGACAGTTGAAGATTCTAAGAAAATGATAAATGAAATAATACAAGCTTATAAGGATAAATCAGGTATAAATTGGATTATTCGAAAAAAAAATACTCTTGAAGTAATTGGGTACATTGGATATTGGCGGTTAAATAGGCAAGGAGTCAGAGCAGAAATAGGATATGCATTAAAGCCTGAATATTGGCGAAAAGGGTTGATGTCAGAAGCGATGGTCAGGGTATTAGAATTTGGATTTGGAGAATTTGGATTGCATAGCATAGAAGGTAATGTTAATCCACAAAATGAAAGTTCAATTAAAATCTTAGAAAAATTTGGATTCAAAAAAGAAGCTCATTTTAAAGAAGATTATCTATATAAAGGCAAGTACTTAGACAGTGCAATATATTCTTTATTAGAAACAGATGCCCTAAATATCAAAAGCACATAA
- a CDS encoding PIN domain-containing protein, protein MKKVFVDSDIILDLLAKREPNYIFAAKLFTLIDQQKIIGFTSPIVFANLHYLLKKNTSNLSALKSLRKLKTLINILPVDERVIEQSLNSDFSDFEDAIQYFTAVNNGINLTLTRNKVDFKKSKIPIATAEEYLKSWETI, encoded by the coding sequence ATGAAAAAAGTATTTGTTGACTCTGATATAATATTAGATTTGCTTGCCAAACGAGAACCAAATTATATTTTTGCAGCAAAATTATTTACGTTAATTGATCAACAAAAAATTATAGGTTTTACTTCACCAATAGTTTTTGCAAATCTACATTATCTTCTTAAAAAAAATACATCAAATTTATCCGCGCTTAAAAGTTTGAGAAAATTGAAAACTTTAATAAATATATTACCAGTAGATGAAAGAGTTATTGAACAATCTTTAAACTCAGATTTCTCAGATTTTGAAGATGCAATTCAATATTTCACAGCAGTAAATAATGGAATTAATTTAACACTCACTAGAAATAAAGTTGATTTTAAGAAAAGTAAAATTCCAATTGCTACAGCTGAAGAATATTTGAAAAGTTGGGAAACAATTTAA
- a CDS encoding type II toxin-antitoxin system RelE/ParE family toxin encodes MKYKVIIDPQAKLDLKEIFIYASINDSIQSANRLLDALEETCLKLEKFPERGHIPPELRPTGIKSYLEILYKPYRIIYEIEGNLIYIHSVIDGRRNIQEILSNRFLR; translated from the coding sequence ATGAAGTATAAAGTTATAATAGATCCTCAAGCCAAGTTAGATCTCAAAGAAATATTTATTTATGCTTCAATAAATGATAGTATTCAATCAGCAAATAGACTTTTAGATGCTTTAGAAGAAACTTGCTTAAAGCTAGAAAAATTTCCAGAGAGAGGACACATTCCACCTGAACTGAGACCAACCGGAATTAAAAGTTATTTAGAGATTCTCTATAAACCTTACCGTATTATATACGAAATTGAAGGCAACTTAATTTATATACATTCAGTAATTGATGGAAGAAGAAATATTCAAGAAATCTTGAGCAATAGATTTTTAAGATAA
- a CDS encoding type II toxin-antitoxin system Phd/YefM family antitoxin, with amino-acid sequence MKLSESVKSISYLKANAANLIEKINKEQKTFVITQNGEAKVIVQDIKVYEKTQETMAMLRLLAMTRDKNKEAKGIQETFANLRNELKSIQ; translated from the coding sequence ATGAAATTAAGCGAATCAGTAAAATCAATCAGTTATCTGAAAGCCAATGCGGCTAATTTGATTGAGAAAATCAATAAAGAACAAAAAACTTTTGTTATTACCCAGAACGGTGAGGCAAAGGTAATTGTTCAAGACATAAAAGTTTATGAAAAAACTCAAGAAACTATGGCTATGCTTAGATTACTTGCTATGACTCGTGATAAGAATAAAGAGGCGAAAGGAATTCAAGAAACATTTGCCAATCTTCGCAATGAATTGAAATCTATTCAATGA